GCCAATATCGTGGCCGTCGGACCGCATGCGAGCGTGAATGACTTTGCCCGGTCGCTTACCGATGAGACGGGTGCCGAGGTCATGGCATTGCGCGTTGCGCATGAGGACACGCCAGCTGTGCGCAAGGCCACGCAGGATATCGTGAATCGTTTCGGTCGTATCGACGTGCTCGTGAACTGCTCGCTCGTCGCGCGTGCCGAGCTCTTGAGTGCAACACGCGACGAAGATCTCGAGCGTGCCTTCTCGAACTGTACTATCGAGGCCTTTGCCTGGATGCGTGAGTGCCGTCCGCACTTGGCTGCCGTGCACGGATCGATTATTAACCTTGGCTCGCGGATGGCGATGCAGGGTCAGCCCGGCCTTGGCATGCTGGCGGCCGCGGTCGAGGCGCTTGCCGGTCTCAGCCGTGTTGCTGCACGGGAATGGCTCGAAGATGGCATTACCGTCAACGTCGTTTGCGCACGGGCGGCGACTGCGCAGTTCGAGCGTTGGGCACGTGAGTTCCCCGATGCGCAGGATGAGGCGCTTTCGTCTCTGGGATGCGATGCGCTCTCCACGTCATATGATAGTCTCGTGGATACGTGTCTCTTTCTCGCGGATGAGGCGGGACATCATGTCACGGGCCAGGTGCTCGAGGCATCGTAGATTTGAGGGGTTGATTGCATGAAGTTCGTATCGTGGAACGTCAATGGTCTGCGTGCTGTTGCCAAGAAGGGCTTCGACGATATCTTCCGCGCATTCGACGCGGACATCTTCGCCATACAGGAAACCAAGCTCCAGGAGGGACAATCTCCGCTCGATTACGATGACTACTACGAGTATTGGAGCTATGCGGAAAAGAAGGGCTATTCGGGCACGGCCGTCTTCTCGAAGGTCGAGCCCCTTGCCGTCTCCTACGGTATCGGCGACAGCCGCTTCGACTGCGAGGGACGTAGCATCACGCTCGAATTCGAGAGCTTCTACTTCGTCTGCGTCTACACGCCCAACGCGCAGCACGAGCTCGCACGCATCGACTACCGTTGCGATTTCGAGGACTGTTTTCGCGAGTACTTGGCTGGGCTTGCGGCGAAGAAGGGTATCGTGGTCTGCGGTGACATGAATGTGGCGCACGAGCCCATCGACTTGGCGCGTCCCAAGGAGAACATCGGCAACGCCGGCTTTTCCGACGAGGAGCGCGGCAAGTTCGATGAGCTCTTGGCAAACGGCTTCGTCGATACCTTCCGGCTGCTTCATCCCGATACTACGGACGCTTACTCTTGGTGGAGCTATCGCATGAAGGCCCGCGAGCGCAATGTCGGGTGGCGCATCGACTACTTCCTCGTGAGCGATTCGCTCAAGGACCGCGTCGTCGAGGCAGATATCGAATCCGATATCTTCGGCAGCGACCACTGCCCCGTCTCCCTCGTGCTCGATATTGACGAGTAGGCATCAGCATACGCCCGCGGTCCCGCGGCATTATCTGTCTGCGGTATCATGTGTCCATGGATAGCTCGATGGACACGCTCTTCAGCGAAGTAGATGGGCAGACGCGCTTTGCGGCGGCTCCGCTTGCCGTGCGCATGCGTCCGCGCACGCTCAACGAGATCGTCGGCCAGGAAGATGCGGTTGGCAAGGACACCTGGCTCAGACGCGCGATTGCCAACGACACGCTTTCCTCGGTCATTCTCTTCGGTCCTGCGG
This window of the Coriobacteriaceae bacterium genome carries:
- a CDS encoding SDR family oxidoreductase encodes the protein MGTFSGKTVIVRGCDAQASMAHAIAVGFAAQGANIVAVGPHASVNDFARSLTDETGAEVMALRVAHEDTPAVRKATQDIVNRFGRIDVLVNCSLVARAELLSATRDEDLERAFSNCTIEAFAWMRECRPHLAAVHGSIINLGSRMAMQGQPGLGMLAAAVEALAGLSRVAAREWLEDGITVNVVCARAATAQFERWAREFPDAQDEALSSLGCDALSTSYDSLVDTCLFLADEAGHHVTGQVLEAS
- a CDS encoding exodeoxyribonuclease III, producing MKFVSWNVNGLRAVAKKGFDDIFRAFDADIFAIQETKLQEGQSPLDYDDYYEYWSYAEKKGYSGTAVFSKVEPLAVSYGIGDSRFDCEGRSITLEFESFYFVCVYTPNAQHELARIDYRCDFEDCFREYLAGLAAKKGIVVCGDMNVAHEPIDLARPKENIGNAGFSDEERGKFDELLANGFVDTFRLLHPDTTDAYSWWSYRMKARERNVGWRIDYFLVSDSLKDRVVEADIESDIFGSDHCPVSLVLDIDE